In a single window of the Micromonospora sp. WMMD1155 genome:
- the eccD gene encoding type VII secretion integral membrane protein EccD yields the protein MTTGLARVTISAPQRRVDVALPEQVPLAELLPDVLRHAGVGLADDGEQHGGWVLRRTDGAVLATAQALLPQGVRDGEVLHLVPARAHWPELEYDDVVEAIADGARRRGGAWSPTATRIAGLAGAAVPLAVGLLALFTAGPTQRTGWLVAATVALVLTAAGAVASRANGDGTTGATLGGYALPYAFTAGALAVGSGDPVVPFGPARWVGAPELLAGSVALLLAALIGLLGVASRLRVFVAGVTVGLAGAGAALGGLLLTSAGTAAVLLGALVFAVGVIPLLAIRLGKLPLPPITLPASTTGDDPVRVRDLPDRSRVHAAVIRTEEMLTGMLIGHAVSAVGAALVLAVVGGTAGRVLVAVTSAVLLLRSRVFVALRHRVPTVLAGLAGYALLGAVLVGRVDEPGRLALVLGGAVLALVTVAAGTGYARRPVSPYVGRAADLTDAALVVAVVPVVCAVLDLYDRARGLLG from the coding sequence ATGACTACCGGGCTGGCCCGCGTCACCATCAGCGCGCCGCAACGACGGGTGGACGTCGCCCTGCCGGAGCAGGTGCCCCTGGCCGAACTGCTGCCCGACGTGCTCCGGCACGCCGGCGTCGGGTTGGCCGACGACGGCGAGCAGCACGGCGGCTGGGTCCTGCGCCGTACCGACGGCGCGGTGCTGGCGACCGCCCAGGCGCTGCTGCCACAGGGCGTCCGCGACGGCGAGGTGCTGCACCTGGTGCCGGCCCGCGCGCACTGGCCCGAGCTGGAGTACGACGACGTGGTCGAGGCGATCGCCGACGGCGCTCGCCGCCGAGGCGGCGCCTGGTCACCCACCGCCACCCGGATCGCGGGCCTGGCCGGTGCCGCCGTCCCGCTCGCCGTCGGTCTGCTCGCGCTGTTCACCGCCGGCCCGACGCAACGGACCGGCTGGCTGGTCGCCGCCACGGTCGCTCTCGTGCTCACCGCGGCCGGCGCGGTGGCCTCCCGCGCCAACGGTGACGGGACGACCGGGGCGACGCTCGGCGGCTACGCCTTGCCGTACGCGTTCACGGCCGGCGCCCTCGCGGTCGGCTCCGGTGACCCGGTCGTGCCGTTCGGACCGGCCCGCTGGGTGGGCGCCCCCGAACTGCTGGCCGGCTCGGTGGCGCTGCTGCTGGCGGCGTTGATCGGCCTGCTCGGAGTGGCCAGTCGGCTCCGGGTCTTCGTCGCCGGCGTCACGGTCGGCCTGGCCGGTGCCGGGGCCGCGCTCGGTGGGCTGCTGCTGACCTCGGCGGGTACGGCGGCGGTGCTGCTCGGCGCGCTGGTCTTCGCCGTCGGCGTGATCCCGCTGCTGGCCATCCGGCTGGGCAAGCTGCCCCTGCCGCCGATCACCCTGCCCGCCTCGACGACCGGGGACGATCCGGTGCGGGTCCGCGATCTGCCGGACCGGAGCCGGGTGCACGCCGCGGTGATCCGCACCGAGGAGATGCTCACCGGCATGTTGATCGGGCACGCCGTGTCGGCCGTGGGCGCGGCCCTCGTACTCGCTGTGGTCGGTGGAACCGCCGGCCGGGTTCTGGTGGCCGTCACCTCAGCCGTGCTGCTGCTGCGCTCGCGAGTGTTCGTGGCGCTGCGGCACCGCGTCCCGACGGTCCTCGCCGGGCTGGCCGGCTACGCGCTGCTCGGCGCCGTACTGGTCGGCCGGGTGGACGAGCCGGGACGGCTCGCGCTGGTCCTGGGCGGTGCGGTGCTGGCCCTGGTGACCGTCGCCGCCGGCACCGGGTACGCGCGCCGGCCGGTCTCGCCGTACGTCGGAAGGGCCGCCGACCTCACCGACGCGGCCCTGGTGGTCGCCGTGGTGCCGGTCGTCTGCGCGGTGCTCGACCTGTACGACCGGGCCCGGGGGTTGCTCGGCTGA